Below is a genomic region from Rubrobacter calidifluminis.
CGGGCACTCGATCGAGACCTTCCCGGATCAGGTGAAGATGGTGGTCGACGCGGGGCACGAGGTCGGGAGCCACGGTTACTCGCACGAGAACCCGGTGGCGATGACGCCGCAGCAGGAGCGGGAGGTGCTCGAGTACTGCATCGAGCTCATCGAGAAGGTGACCGGGCGCCGGCCGGTCGGGAACGTCGCCCCGTGGTGGGAGGTCTCCAACGCGACCAACCAGCTTTTGCTCGAGTTCGGGTACAAGTACGACCACTCGCTGCAGCATAGGGACTTCACCCCCTACTACGCCCGGGTCGGCGACACGTGGACCAAGATCGACTACTCCAGGCCCGCACGGGAGTGGATGAAGCCGCTCGAGCGCGGGGAGGAGATAGACCTGGTCAAGATCGGGGGCAACTGGTACCTGGACGACCTGCCGCCGATGATGTTCATCAAGGCCTCTCCCAACAGCCACGGCTTCGTCAACCCGCGCGACATAGAGCAGCTCTGGCGGGATCAGTTCGACTGGGTCTACCGGGAGATGGACTACGCGACCTACTGCCTGACGATCCACCCGGACGTCAGCGGAAGGCCGCAGGTTCTCCTGATGCTCGAGCGCCTCATCGACTACATAAACGGGCATCCCGGGACGAAGTGGGTGACGATGGAGGAGATCGCCGACGACTTCGTCAGGCGCTTCCCGCGCAACCAGCCCAACCACGACCCGGGGCTGAACATGTACGGGATCGACACGCCGGCGACGAAGTAGCGGGCGGGGGAGCACCTCGTGTGTGTGCTGTGCGGGCAGGACTTCGTCGGGCGGCTCCACTGGACCGACCGTCACGTCACGGACCGGGCGCTCGCGGCCGGACCGGGCTCCGACCCGGGCGAGCACCAGCGGGACCGGCGCCGGGACAGGGCCCACAGGGTGGCCCTGCTCAACGGGGTGCTCCCACATTACGGCCTGAAGGTCGAGGACTGGAGCGGGAGCAAGTACCTGCTGCGTGACCGCAAGGGCAGATCGGAGCTGGTGCAGGACTTGGGCGCTCTGTGGCCCGCGGCGCAGCGGCTCTCGGGCAGGGTGCCGGACCCGCTCGATGCGGCGCTGCTCGAGAGTCTGAAAGAAGGGGGTGGACGGTGACGATCCCGGTGACCGTCGTGACCGGCTTTCTCGGGAGCGGCAAGACCACGCTGCTCTCGCGTGTGCTGCGGGAGCCGGAGCTCGAGAACACCGCCGTCATCGTCAACGAGTTCGGCGAGGTCGGGCTCGACCACCACCTGCTCAGGCCCGTCGCCGAGAGGACGCTCCTTCTGGGAAGCGGGTGCGTCTGCTGCAGCGAGCGCGAGGATCTGGTGGCGGCGCTCGGGGAGCTTCTGGACCTTTGCCAGCGGGGTGAGATCCCCGCGCTCGACCGCGTGGTCATAGAGACGACCGGGCTCGCCGACCCCGCCCCCATACTCCACACCGTCTTCTCCCACCCCGTGCTCTCCCACCACTTCACGGTCGACCTCGTCATAACCACCGTGGACGCGGTGAACGGCGCGATGCAGCTCTCCGGGAGCCCCGAGGCGACGAAGCAGGTCGCCGCGGCGGACGAGATCGTCATCACCAAGACCGACCTCGCCGGTCCGGGAGCGAAGGAGGAGCTCGAGGCGCGCATCGGGGCGATAAACCCCTCGGTACGCATCGTCGAGGCATCCTTCGGAGAGGTGGACGTGAGGGAGCTCCTCTCTCCCGTGGTGCGGGTGGGGGAGCGGGATCTCCCGCGGCTGCAGGAGCACGACACCGCCTCGACCCACACCGTCTCGGTCACCTTCGACGGGCCGGTGGACTGGACGGCCTTCGGGATCTGGCTCAGCATGCTCCTGCACGCCCGCGGCGAGAGCGTGCTGCGGGTCAAGGGGCTCCTGGACACGGGGGGACCGGGGCCCGTCGTCCTGAACGGCGTCCAGCACGTCATCCACCCGCCGCAGCACCTCGACCGCTGGCCGGATAGGGACCACCGCTCGCGCGTCGTCTTCATCACCCGCGACATACCGGAGGATAGCCTCCTCGCCTCGCTCGGGGGTTTCTCCGGGCTGCTCGGCGCTGCGGCGGTGCCGCTCGGAGAGCGTGTCTCGGTCCGGGGAGGATCGTCATGAGCGAACGCTGGATCTCAATAGACCGCGAGAGGAGCGCCCGCAGGATGGAGCGCGACATCGAGACGCTCGCCGGGCCGGATTACACCCGCTCGCGTAAGGCGATACGCCGCTACGCCTACACCCCGGAGTACCGCAACACCCTCGACTACTTCATCAAGGAATTGGAGGCCGTGGGCTTCGGGTGCACCGAGGACCCCGTCGGGAACCTCGTCGCCCGCAACCGTCCCGCCGGGGAGAGGGTCTTCGGAATAGGCTCGCACTGCGACTCCAACCGCAACGGCGGCAAGTACGACGGGACGATGGGGGTCGTGGCGGCGCTCGAGGTCTGCCGGCTGAACGAGGAGCTCGAGCTCGGGCTGCCCCTGCAGGTGATCTCGTTCCTCGAGGAAGAGGGCTCGGGGTTCGGGCAGATGGTCCTGGGCAGCCGCATCGTCGCCGGGCGGCTCTCGGAGGAGGAGCTCAGGAGTTTCCGGGCGATAGACGACGGGCGCACCTTCTTCGAGCACGCGAAGGAGGCCGGTTACGAGCCGGAGCGGTGGCGGGAGTGCGCCCGCATCCTCGACGACCTCGTCGGGTGGATCGAGCTGCACATAGAGCAGGCCCGGGTGCTCGAGGACACCGGAAACCGCCTGGGGATCGTCGACGCGATAGCCGGCTACGTCCACGCGGACATCACCGTCCTCGGGCGCAGCGACCACGCCGGGGCCACCCCGATGGACCTCCGCAGCGACGCCGGGCTCGTCATGGCCGAGTGCATGCTCGAGCTGGAGCGCCTCGCCAGGGAGGCGCCGGGGGGTACGGTCGGGACCGTGGGCGAGGTGGAGCTGGAACCTAACCTGATCAACGCGGTCCCCGCCCGGGCCCGCTTCTCTCTAGACATCCGGGGGGTGGACGAGAGCGCCTTCCGCGGCGTGGCGCGCCGCCTGCGGGACTTCGCCGCAGAATCCGCGCGGCGGCGCGGGGCCACGTCCGATTACTCGGAGCGCCAGAGCCTGTCGGTGACCCCGCTCGACGAGCGGGTGGTCGGGGCGCTCGAGGAGGCCGCCCGGGCGAGCGGCGAGCCTTACCTGCGCATGCCCTCCGGGGCCGCCCACGACACCATGTGCGTCGCCGGGCGGGTGCCGGCCGCGATGGTCTTCGTCCCCTGCGAGGAGGGCGTGAGCCACTCGCCCGAGGAGAAGGGCGACCCGGCGGACGCCGCGCTCGGGGTCGAGGTCATGCTCAACGCGATAAGGAGGCTCGTCGCCGCGGGATAGGGTATCTTGGAGGAGGAGAGACGAGGAAAGGAGAAGCATGTCCGTTCTGATAAAAGGCGGCCGCATCATCACCGCCGCCGACGACTACGTGGGGGACATCTTCATCGAGGACGATACGATCTCGCTCATCGGGCGTTCGCTCGACGTGCGGGCGGAGAAGGTCATAGACGCGAGCGGCAGGTACGTCATCCCCGGCTGCGTCGACCCGCACACCCACATGGAGATGCCCTTCGGCGGGACCGTGAGCTGCGACGACTTCACCTCCGGCACGATCTCCGCGGCCTTCGGCGGGACGACGACGATCGTGGACTTCTGCCTGCAGCAGGCCGGGCAGACGCTCCCGGAGGCGCTCGAAACCTGGCACGAGAAGATAGAGCGCGCAAAGCCGGTCATCGACGTCGGCTTCCACCTCGCCGTCACCGACCTCCACGAGAAGGGGACGCTCGAGGACCTCGCGAAGGCCCCCGAGGAGGGCGTCACCAGCTACAAGCTCTTCATGGCGTACAAGGGCGCGATCATGGTGGACGACGAGACGCTCTTTAAGGTGATGCAGTTGGCCTCCGAGACGGGCGCCCTCGTCATGGTGCACGCCGAGCACGGCGACTCGATAGACGTGCTCGTCAAGCAGGCGCTCGCGGAGGGGAAGACCGAGCCGAAGTGGCACGCCGCGACCCGTCCCCCGATAACCGAGGGCGAGGCGACCAACCGCGCCATCCAGCTCGCCCACCTCGCCGACGCCCCGCTCTACGTCGTCCACGTCTCGTGCAGGGAGGCCATAGAACCGGTGGCCCGCGCGAGGGAGGCCGACTGGCGGGCCTGGGGCGAGACCTGCACCCAGTACCTCTTCATCGACGAGAGCTACCTGGACAAGCCAGACTTCGAGGGCGCCAAGTACGTCTACACCCCGCCGCCGCGCCCCAAGGAGAACCAGGAGCACCTCTGGCACGCGCTCTCCACGGGCGTGCTCTCTGTGATCTCGACCGACCACTGCCCGTTCAAGTTCGACGGCCAGAAGACCCTCGGCAAAGACGACTTCTCCAAGATCCCAAACGGAGGCCCCGGCGTCGAGGATCGGCTGATGATGATCCACAACTTCGGCGTGCGGGAGGGACGCATCTCGCTCAACAGGATGGTCGAGCTGCTCTCGACCGCCCCGGCGCGCTTCTTCGGGCTCTACCCGCGCAAGGGCACGATAGCCGTGGGTTCCGACGCGGACATCGTAATCTTCGACCCGAACAAAAAGAAGACCATCTCCGCCTCGACCCACCACTCGAACATCGACTACAACCTCTACGAGGGCACCGAGGTCACCGGGGTTCCGGAGACCGTTTTGCTGCGCGGGCAGGTCCTGGTCGAGAACGGCGAGCTGGTCGCGAGCCCCGGCGCCGGGCGCTTCGTGAAGCGGGCGCGCTTCGGCGAGGAGCTTCCCGGGACGGCCGGTGAGCGCCCGATCAGCGTTGGGTGATCGCGGATGACCGACGAGCAGACCCGCCGCGTCTACGAGCGGGCCCGGATGGGCGGGCGCCTCGGCGCCCTGGGAGAGCGACCCGCGGTCCTGGTCGTGGACTTCAGCTGCGGCTTCACCGACCCCGAGTGCCCCCTCGGGGCGGACATGACCGCCGAAATAGAGGCCACCCGTCGCCTGCTCGACGCCGCCCGCCGGCGCGGCCTCCCGGTGATCTTCACCACCATCGGCTTCGAGGAGAACCTCGTCGACGGGGCGCTCTGGGTCAGGAAGGTCCCTTCTCTGGGTGAGTTGCGGCTCGGCAGCCGCTGGGTCGAGCTGGACCCCCGCCTGGGGCGCCGCGAGGACGAGACCCTCATCGTCAAGAAGGGGGCGTCGGCGTTCTTCGGGACGAACCTCGCCGCTGTCCTCACCTCATTGCGGGTGGACACGGTGGTGCTCTGCGGCGCGACGACGAGCGGCTGCATCCGGGCGACGGCCATAGACCTGCTGCAGCACGGCTACCCGGCGCTCGTGCCCCGCGAGTGCGTCGGCGACCGCGCCGCACCTCCACACGAGGCGAACCTCTTCGACATCCAGGCCAAGTACGCCGACGTGGTCTCTGTGGAGGAGGCGCTCTCGTTCCTGGAGCGCGCCGGAGGTGGTGCTAGAATCGGGGTATGAGCGAGAAAACAGGAAAGACCGACGAACAGTTGCGCCGGGAGCTCTCCCCCGAGGAGTACGCGGTGACCCGCCAGAAGGCGACCGAGCCGCCCTTCACCGGGCGCTACTGGGACAACCACGAGGAGGGGGTCTACCGCTGCGTGGTCTGCGGTACGCCCCTCTTCA
It encodes:
- a CDS encoding CobW family GTP-binding protein translates to MTIPVTVVTGFLGSGKTTLLSRVLREPELENTAVIVNEFGEVGLDHHLLRPVAERTLLLGSGCVCCSEREDLVAALGELLDLCQRGEIPALDRVVIETTGLADPAPILHTVFSHPVLSHHFTVDLVITTVDAVNGAMQLSGSPEATKQVAAADEIVITKTDLAGPGAKEELEARIGAINPSVRIVEASFGEVDVRELLSPVVRVGERDLPRLQEHDTASTHTVSVTFDGPVDWTAFGIWLSMLLHARGESVLRVKGLLDTGGPGPVVLNGVQHVIHPPQHLDRWPDRDHRSRVVFITRDIPEDSLLASLGGFSGLLGAAAVPLGERVSVRGGSS
- a CDS encoding Zn-dependent hydrolase, encoding MSERWISIDRERSARRMERDIETLAGPDYTRSRKAIRRYAYTPEYRNTLDYFIKELEAVGFGCTEDPVGNLVARNRPAGERVFGIGSHCDSNRNGGKYDGTMGVVAALEVCRLNEELELGLPLQVISFLEEEGSGFGQMVLGSRIVAGRLSEEELRSFRAIDDGRTFFEHAKEAGYEPERWRECARILDDLVGWIELHIEQARVLEDTGNRLGIVDAIAGYVHADITVLGRSDHAGATPMDLRSDAGLVMAECMLELERLAREAPGGTVGTVGEVELEPNLINAVPARARFSLDIRGVDESAFRGVARRLRDFAAESARRRGATSDYSERQSLSVTPLDERVVGALEEAARASGEPYLRMPSGAAHDTMCVAGRVPAAMVFVPCEEGVSHSPEEKGDPADAALGVEVMLNAIRRLVAAG
- a CDS encoding polysaccharide deacetylase family protein — protein: MPEKEIFCSIGVDIDAVAGWLGSYGGEDSPDDISRGMFAGEIGVPRLLKLFERYEMRTTWFIPGHSIETFPDQVKMVVDAGHEVGSHGYSHENPVAMTPQQEREVLEYCIELIEKVTGRRPVGNVAPWWEVSNATNQLLLEFGYKYDHSLQHRDFTPYYARVGDTWTKIDYSRPAREWMKPLERGEEIDLVKIGGNWYLDDLPPMMFIKASPNSHGFVNPRDIEQLWRDQFDWVYREMDYATYCLTIHPDVSGRPQVLLMLERLIDYINGHPGTKWVTMEEIADDFVRRFPRNQPNHDPGLNMYGIDTPATK
- a CDS encoding isochorismatase family protein, with product MTDEQTRRVYERARMGGRLGALGERPAVLVVDFSCGFTDPECPLGADMTAEIEATRRLLDAARRRGLPVIFTTIGFEENLVDGALWVRKVPSLGELRLGSRWVELDPRLGRREDETLIVKKGASAFFGTNLAAVLTSLRVDTVVLCGATTSGCIRATAIDLLQHGYPALVPRECVGDRAAPPHEANLFDIQAKYADVVSVEEALSFLERAGGGARIGV
- the hydA gene encoding dihydropyrimidinase; amino-acid sequence: MSVLIKGGRIITAADDYVGDIFIEDDTISLIGRSLDVRAEKVIDASGRYVIPGCVDPHTHMEMPFGGTVSCDDFTSGTISAAFGGTTTIVDFCLQQAGQTLPEALETWHEKIERAKPVIDVGFHLAVTDLHEKGTLEDLAKAPEEGVTSYKLFMAYKGAIMVDDETLFKVMQLASETGALVMVHAEHGDSIDVLVKQALAEGKTEPKWHAATRPPITEGEATNRAIQLAHLADAPLYVVHVSCREAIEPVARAREADWRAWGETCTQYLFIDESYLDKPDFEGAKYVYTPPPRPKENQEHLWHALSTGVLSVISTDHCPFKFDGQKTLGKDDFSKIPNGGPGVEDRLMMIHNFGVREGRISLNRMVELLSTAPARFFGLYPRKGTIAVGSDADIVIFDPNKKKTISASTHHSNIDYNLYEGTEVTGVPETVLLRGQVLVENGELVASPGAGRFVKRARFGEELPGTAGERPISVG